CCTCACTACGATACTTGCCGGACAGGAACCCCGAGGCGAGGCTGAAATAGGTAATGACGCCCAGCCCTTCCTGCACCGCCAGTGACTTCAGGGCACCGTCGAACTGGGCACGGTCATAGAGGTTGTATTCCGGCTGCAGCGTGGCATAGCGGGGCAGGCCCAGCTCGCGGGAGATATCCAGTGCCGCCTGCAACTGCGTCGCCGAGTAGTTGGAGCAGCCAATAGCGCGCACCTTGCCGTCTTTAATCAGGGTTTCATAAGCCCGCAGGGTTTCTTCATGAGGCACGCTGTCATCCGGGCAGTGGGACTGATAAAGGTCGATACAGTCTGTCTGCAGGCGGCGCAGGGAGTCTTCGACGCCAGCCAGAATACGCTGCCGCGACAACCCTTTGCGGCCACCACCGAGATCCCAGCCCACCTTGGTCAGCAACAGAACCTTGTCACGTTTATGCGGATTGGCCGCCAGCCAGTGACCGATAATGGTTTCCGACTCGCCACCCTGATTACCAGGCGCCCAGAGGGAATAGCAGTCCGCGGTATCGATGGCATTGAGACCGGCATCCACCAGCCCGTCCAGCAGGCGGAACGACTGCGCCTGATCGACCGTCCAGCCAAACACGTTACCACCAAACACCAGGGGGACGATGGACAGGCCTGACTGACCCAGGGCTCGTACTTTCATCTCTGCACTCCTTTCGAGTTAACACCACATCATGCAGCGACCTTACTCCCCCGGCGCAGGGGGAACCAGTACAGCGGGCTGAAAGCACCTTTTGCCTGCAGGGAAGAATGGCTTTCCCGTCGGGCTGCGGATAAAGAAACGGCAGCAGATGCTGCGTTACTGATTATTCATCCATGCCAAAGACAGCCTTCGTATTTCCACCATTGTGCTCATCACTGCAAACTGCGATACAGAAACCCGGCTTAGTGGCAGCACCGCCACCCCGGCAACTCCAACAGGGACTGACACAATAATGATTACCGACCCGTTGTTTTGGGCGGTCGCTATTCCGGCGATCTTTATCGATGGTATCTCCAAAGGCGGCTTCGGCGGCGGGCTGGGCGTGGTTGCCGTACCGATCATGGCCGTGGCCATCAGTCCGGTGCAGGCCGCGGCCATCATGCTGCCTATTCTGTGCATCATGGACTGGCTTAACATCTGGGCCTATCGCGGCCGCTGGGACGTGCGCGAGGCGCGCCTGCTGATTCTCTCAGGCATACTCGGCATTGCCATTGGTACCCTCACCTTCCGCTGGCTCAATGAAGATGCGGTGCGCGTCCTGCTCGGCGTGCTGTCGCTTGGCTTTACCCTCAACTGGGCATGGAAACAGTGGCACCGGATCGGCGGGGAGCGCCAGCCCCACAACATCCGCAAAGGCATGCTGTGGGGGTCACTGACCGGCTTCACCAGCTTTGTCGCCCATGCCGGCGGCCCGCCTGCCAACGTCTATCTGCTGCCCCGTCAGCTGGATAAAACCACTTATCAGGCCACCACAGCGCTGCTGTTTGCCGCCACCAACATGATCAAGCTGATCCCCTACGCCTGGCTCGGTCAGCTCAGCGTCGGCAATCTCAGCACTTCGGCGGCACTGATCCCCATCGGCCTGCTGGGTATTCAGGCCGGCGTCTGGGCGCACCATCACCTGCCCGACCGCTGGTTTTACATCAGCCTGTATGTACTGCTCGGCGTGCTGGGGGTCAAACTGCTGTGGGGAGGTCTGGGCGCCCTGCTCTGACAGATCCTGCTCTCTGCCGGTGGCCGCCAGCGTCCTCTCTGCGCTGGCGGCCGCGCCCCTGTGCCGTTGTCGCGCTGTCACTTTGCCATCCTTCCCTGTTCAATCGATCCATCACCCTTCATCCCACACCTGCTGCCCCGTCACTGATCAG
This Pokkaliibacter sp. MBI-7 DNA region includes the following protein-coding sequences:
- a CDS encoding aldo/keto reductase, which encodes MKVRALGQSGLSIVPLVFGGNVFGWTVDQAQSFRLLDGLVDAGLNAIDTADCYSLWAPGNQGGESETIIGHWLAANPHKRDKVLLLTKVGWDLGGGRKGLSRQRILAGVEDSLRRLQTDCIDLYQSHCPDDSVPHEETLRAYETLIKDGKVRAIGCSNYSATQLQAALDISRELGLPRYATLQPEYNLYDRAQFDGALKSLAVQEGLGVITYFSLASGFLSGKYRSEADLHKSQRGGGLAKYLNARGLGILAALDDVAAEQQASQAEVALAWVMASEGVTAPIASATSTGQLASLVRAVALELSTEQMARLEQASAL
- a CDS encoding sulfite exporter TauE/SafE family protein — its product is MITDPLFWAVAIPAIFIDGISKGGFGGGLGVVAVPIMAVAISPVQAAAIMLPILCIMDWLNIWAYRGRWDVREARLLILSGILGIAIGTLTFRWLNEDAVRVLLGVLSLGFTLNWAWKQWHRIGGERQPHNIRKGMLWGSLTGFTSFVAHAGGPPANVYLLPRQLDKTTYQATTALLFAATNMIKLIPYAWLGQLSVGNLSTSAALIPIGLLGIQAGVWAHHHLPDRWFYISLYVLLGVLGVKLLWGGLGALL